From the genome of Sphingobacterium kitahiroshimense, one region includes:
- a CDS encoding SDR family NAD(P)-dependent oxidoreductase produces the protein MANIIITGASSGIGFEAVLDLTAKKENNVIALARSADKLKRLHEIAKDLNFDGGNLYPAQFDIVYDDYQTLLPFIKSKFEQVDILINNAGVLINKPFMDSSLEEIASMFQTNVLAHANMIQHIVPLMPEGSHILNIGSMGGFQGSSKFSGLAAYSSSKAALAVLTECLAEEFKDKGIRVNCLALGSAQTEMFEAAFPGIEAGKLAFEMGRYIAEFAQNGHQYYNGKILPVALTTP, from the coding sequence ATGGCAAATATTATAATAACAGGAGCAAGCAGTGGAATTGGGTTTGAAGCTGTATTGGATCTCACGGCAAAAAAAGAAAATAATGTTATCGCACTTGCTCGATCTGCAGATAAACTAAAGCGCCTTCACGAAATTGCTAAGGATTTGAATTTCGACGGGGGTAATTTATATCCAGCTCAGTTTGATATTGTTTATGATGATTATCAAACTTTATTACCATTTATCAAATCAAAATTTGAACAGGTAGATATCCTGATCAATAATGCAGGAGTGCTTATCAATAAACCTTTTATGGATAGTTCATTGGAAGAAATTGCATCGATGTTTCAAACCAATGTATTGGCACATGCTAATATGATTCAACATATCGTCCCTTTAATGCCCGAAGGATCTCATATTCTCAATATAGGAAGTATGGGCGGTTTTCAAGGCTCTTCCAAGTTTAGTGGCTTAGCGGCTTATTCTTCTAGTAAAGCAGCCTTGGCAGTATTAACAGAGTGCTTGGCTGAAGAATTTAAGGATAAAGGTATCCGCGTAAATTGTCTTGCTCTTGGATCTGCACAAACTGAAATGTTTGAAGCAGCTTTTCCGGGAATAGAAGCTGGTAAACTCGCTTTTGAGATGGGAAGATATATTGCGGAATTTGCTCAAAATGGACATCAATATTATAATGGTAAAATTCTACCTGTAGCATTAACAACTCCTTAA
- a CDS encoding lysylphosphatidylglycerol synthase transmembrane domain-containing protein: MNKKLIWKIVKNILKVVVTVAALYWVFSKVSIQDLKDALLKSNPLFLLFAFLAYAISILISSSRLLSFLTAIGLHVSERYNFKLYQLGLFYNLFLPGGVGGDGYKIYFLRKKYSIKGRKLLGALFFDRLSGLWALCLIIAALIIFMPQLGIPNYLTILGFILGTTLYYFLVGKFFNNFKANFIKTHLKAIGVQSMQVIAAIMILYALGFDGKFSPYLFLFLASSLVAIIPFSVGGLGMRELVYMWGANFFHLDSHLAVLISLLFYIISAFMAFTGSYYIFHPSALGTEKLPSVKEIEESQTED; this comes from the coding sequence ATGAATAAAAAACTAATTTGGAAAATTGTTAAGAATATACTGAAAGTAGTTGTTACCGTTGCTGCTCTTTATTGGGTATTTAGTAAGGTTTCTATCCAAGATCTAAAAGATGCTCTATTAAAATCAAATCCGCTGTTCCTTTTATTCGCATTTTTAGCATATGCCATCTCAATTCTAATATCATCCTCTCGCTTACTTAGCTTCTTAACTGCAATCGGACTTCATGTTTCTGAGAGATATAATTTTAAACTTTATCAGCTTGGCTTGTTTTATAATCTTTTCTTGCCTGGAGGTGTTGGAGGTGATGGATATAAAATATACTTTCTTCGAAAAAAGTATAGTATTAAAGGTCGAAAGTTACTTGGAGCATTATTCTTTGACCGATTAAGTGGTCTGTGGGCGCTATGTTTAATAATTGCGGCATTAATCATTTTTATGCCTCAACTTGGAATTCCTAATTACTTAACAATTTTAGGATTTATCTTGGGTACAACGCTTTATTATTTTTTGGTAGGCAAATTTTTCAATAATTTTAAGGCAAATTTCATCAAAACACATCTAAAAGCAATAGGTGTACAGTCAATGCAAGTAATTGCTGCTATTATGATATTATACGCCCTAGGCTTTGATGGAAAATTTTCTCCTTATCTCTTTCTCTTTCTCGCTTCTTCATTAGTGGCAATAATTCCATTTTCCGTTGGAGGATTGGGTATGCGAGAGCTAGTTTATATGTGGGGAGCTAATTTTTTTCATCTTGATTCACATTTAGCTGTCTTGATTAGTCTACTATTTTATATTATATCGGCATTCATGGCCTTTACTGGTTCGTACTACATATTTCATCCCTCTGCATTAGGGACCGAAAAATTACCATCTGTTAAAGAAATAGAAGAATCTCAGACGGAAGATTAA
- a CDS encoding glycoside hydrolase family 2 protein codes for MNFKAIVTLFFLTILTSVSFSREVISFNQDWAFKKGPFTTDLLQYGNVFSGTWKSIAVPHTWNSKDMQVRNDRFTSNEKFYVGDAYYRKTFIPESSWNGKRIFVKFEGVNTNTEVYINNSPLPAKKEKGNVVYDASAINGNYQIVGRHQGGYSAFVLELTNMLKFGVENEILVKVNNEATPQVIPVNHTLFPMYGGIYRPVELIVTDKINIAVSDYASSGVYISQKDVNKKSASINLKVKLENKNHDARDLQVVSTIFEQNGAVKAKNIKKYRLLPQGRQEVMQDFNLTNPHLWQGLEDPYLYKVVTQLVDGNTVLDEVIQPLGLRKFELRTGEGFFLNDIKYPMYGVTRHQDRWGKGSALSNADHDEDLAIIKEIGATTIRLAHYQQSAYFYEKCDSIGFVVWAEIPFVNRVTTLEEANAKQQLTELIRQNYNHPSIYTWGLHNEVYTPNAYTIELTTKLNDLAKTEDPYRYTVQVSGYNVINHAVNNNADIQGINHYFGWYNGVIRDVDKWADQISKDFKDYKIIFSEYGAEANPSHQQEVVGDVGNQWANPAFFPEEFSTKFHEIHWGTIKRHPIFLASYLWNTFDFATPITALNVEPRNYKGLVTFDRKLKKDPFYWYKANWSKEPVLYLTQRRVIERVNEITPVTVYSNLGTPILLVNGVEEKNFVIGETDVHYIFQNVKLKEGDNIIQVKASGKGQQFEDKITWHYLKDNPKAISKDGPKSNKNEHIGL; via the coding sequence ATGAATTTCAAGGCAATCGTCACCTTATTTTTCTTAACAATTTTAACCTCAGTTTCCTTTTCTAGAGAAGTTATTTCTTTCAATCAAGATTGGGCTTTCAAAAAAGGCCCCTTTACTACAGATCTCTTACAGTATGGGAATGTTTTTTCTGGAACATGGAAATCTATAGCTGTTCCCCATACATGGAACTCAAAAGATATGCAAGTACGTAATGATCGATTTACATCTAATGAAAAATTTTATGTAGGAGATGCCTATTATCGTAAAACTTTTATTCCCGAATCTTCTTGGAATGGTAAGCGCATTTTTGTAAAATTTGAAGGTGTAAATACAAACACAGAAGTTTACATTAATAATTCACCGTTGCCTGCGAAGAAGGAAAAGGGAAATGTAGTTTATGATGCGTCAGCTATAAATGGTAATTATCAGATTGTGGGAAGACATCAAGGGGGCTATTCTGCATTCGTGTTGGAATTGACTAATATGTTGAAATTTGGAGTTGAGAATGAGATTCTTGTAAAAGTTAACAATGAAGCAACTCCACAAGTAATCCCAGTCAATCATACGCTATTCCCTATGTATGGTGGTATTTATCGTCCGGTTGAACTTATTGTGACGGATAAGATTAATATTGCAGTATCCGATTATGCTTCTTCAGGAGTATATATAAGTCAAAAGGACGTTAATAAAAAAAGTGCATCAATAAATTTAAAAGTGAAACTTGAAAATAAAAATCATGACGCAAGAGATTTACAGGTGGTGTCAACGATTTTTGAACAAAACGGTGCTGTGAAAGCCAAGAATATAAAAAAATATCGTTTACTTCCGCAGGGTAGACAAGAAGTAATGCAAGACTTTAATTTAACAAATCCACATTTATGGCAAGGTCTGGAGGACCCATATCTATATAAAGTAGTTACACAGCTTGTTGATGGAAATACTGTACTAGATGAAGTGATTCAGCCTCTAGGTTTACGAAAATTTGAATTAAGAACAGGAGAGGGATTCTTTTTGAATGATATTAAGTATCCAATGTATGGAGTAACAAGACATCAGGATCGATGGGGAAAGGGTTCCGCGTTATCAAATGCTGATCATGATGAAGATTTGGCTATCATCAAGGAAATTGGAGCAACTACTATTCGATTAGCTCACTATCAACAATCTGCATACTTCTATGAAAAATGCGATAGTATTGGATTTGTTGTTTGGGCAGAAATCCCATTTGTTAATCGTGTAACGACGTTAGAGGAAGCAAATGCAAAACAGCAATTGACAGAACTTATAAGACAAAACTATAATCATCCTTCTATTTATACATGGGGTCTCCATAATGAGGTTTATACGCCTAATGCGTACACAATCGAGTTAACGACAAAATTAAATGATTTAGCTAAAACCGAAGATCCATATCGCTATACGGTGCAAGTGAGCGGCTATAATGTCATTAACCATGCTGTAAATAATAATGCAGATATACAGGGGATCAATCATTATTTCGGATGGTATAATGGCGTTATTCGTGATGTTGATAAGTGGGCAGATCAAATCTCAAAAGATTTTAAAGATTATAAAATTATTTTTTCAGAGTATGGAGCCGAGGCTAATCCTAGTCATCAACAAGAGGTTGTTGGAGATGTAGGTAATCAATGGGCGAATCCAGCATTTTTTCCTGAAGAATTTTCAACAAAGTTCCATGAAATACATTGGGGAACGATAAAAAGACATCCGATCTTTTTAGCGTCTTATCTTTGGAACACATTTGACTTTGCGACTCCGATTACAGCACTCAATGTTGAGCCAAGGAATTATAAAGGATTGGTTACGTTTGATAGAAAACTCAAGAAAGATCCTTTTTATTGGTATAAAGCTAACTGGAGTAAAGAACCTGTATTATATCTGACACAAAGACGTGTTATTGAGAGAGTAAACGAGATTACTCCGGTGACAGTCTATTCTAATTTAGGTACACCTATTTTGTTGGTCAATGGTGTTGAAGAAAAGAACTTTGTTATCGGAGAAACTGATGTCCATTATATTTTTCAAAATGTTAAATTGAAAGAAGGGGATAATATTATCCAGGTAAAAGCATCAGGGAAAGGTCAACAATTTGAAGATAAGATTACTTGGCATTACTTGAAAGATAACCCAAAGGCAATCAGTAAAGATGGACCGAAATCCAATAAAAATGAACATATTGGTTTGTAA